CGGCCTCGTTGACGAGTTCATCCATGCCCTCGAAGACGAAATCGGCGTACTGCAGGTCCGGCAGGGTGCGCATGCCGCCGATGGCTGCCCCGATCGAGACCCCCATGATGGCCTTCTCGCTGATGGGGGTGTCGACGACCCGGTCGCGGCCGAACTCCTCGGCCAGGCCAAGGTAGATGCCGAAGGCTCCCCCGAAGCCGCCGGGGACGCCGACGTCCTCACCCAGCAGGACGACGGAGGCATCGGCCCGCATCTCTTCGCTGATCCCCTCCTTCAACGCGTCAGCGATGCTGAGCTTGCGCTCCTCGGGGCCGTCGGCCAGGACCGGCGCGATCCCGTGCGACTGCCCCGGGGCGGCGAAGATGGCGAACGGGTCGAGCGCGCTCTGGGCAGCCGCCTTGGGGGCCTCCTGAGCGAACTTCAAGGCCGCTTTGATGGTTTCCTTGCCCGCCGCGACGGCCGCGGCGGTCTCCTCCTGGGTGGCCACGCCACGCTCGACCAGCGAGTCCTTCAGCTGGTCGATCGGGTCGCGGTCCTTCCAGAACTTCTCCTCCTCCTTCGTGCGGTAGCCGCGTGAGTCGCCCCGGCTGTGCCCGACGTAGCGGTAGGTGAGGAACTCCAGCAGCGTGGGACCCTCGCCGGCCCGGGCTCGGGCCACCGCGCGTTCGGAGGCCTCGAGCACCGCCAGGACGTTCATCCCGTCGACCTGTTCACTGGGGATGCCGTACGCGGCGCCCCGGGAGGCGATGTCGACGTTGCGGGTGGTCTCGTGAAAGGGCGTGGAGGCGCCGTACATGTTGTTCTCGCACACGAACACCACCGGCAGGTTCTTCGCCGCGGCGTAGTTCACGCCCTCGTGGAACGCGCCCTCGTTGACCGCCCCGTCCCCGAAGAAGCAGGCGACGACGTCGTCACCGCCGCGGTGCTGCAGCGCCATCGCCAGCCCCGGGGCGATGGTGATGCCCCCGCCGACGATCGCGATGGAGGGCAGGATCCCGATGGCGGGGTCACCCAGGTGCATCGACCCCCCGCGTCCACCCAGGCAGCCGGGTTCGCGGCCGTAGACCTCGGCCATGGCCGCGGACGGTTCCATGCCCTTGGCCAGCGCGTGCCCGTGCGGGCGGTGCGTGGAGGTGATCCAGTCGCTGTCGCGCAGGGTCGTGCAGACGCCCACCGCGACGGCTTCCTGCCCCTGGGACTGGTGCAGCGTGCCCGGGATCTCGCCCTGCAGGAAGCGCAGGTAGGCTATCTGCTCGAACTGGCGGATGACGACCATCCGCTCCAACATCGCCAGCGCGGCGTCCTTGCCCACCCGGGTCAGGGTTGCGGAGTGGTCCTCGCTGCCGACGACTACCAGGGTCTGCAGGTGGTCCTCGACCGCGGACTGCTGCTCGGGGGTCATCTCCGGCATGGTGTCCAGGGAGTTCTCCGTCATCGGGTCGCCTTCCCGGAGGATCCGAACACCTGCATGAGGCGGCGGATCTCCGTCGTCAGGGCCTGCCCGGCGCGGGTGTTGACGTCCTCGGGTAGCCGGGAGCCGAAGAGCAGGTTCGGGTCGTTGCCGCTGTCGGGGCCGACCGCCTCGCGCAGCGCGTTCCCGAAGACGTGCTTCAACCGGGTCCCCACGTTGATCTTCGTGATGCCCGCGGCGATGGCCGCCTGCATCTGGTCCGCCGGCGTCCCCGAACCGCCGTGCAGGACCAACGGGACGTCCACGGACTCACCGATCTCGTGGATGCGGTCCACCCGGATCGTCGGCACGTAGTCCGAGGTCACGAAGTGGACGTTCCCGACCGCGACGGCGAGGTAGTCGACGCCGGTCTCCTTGACGAAGTCGACGGCCTGGGAAACCTCGGTCATGGCCCCGATTGAGGTGTCGATCTGACCGTCGATGCTCATCTCGGCCAGGGCGCCGACCTCGCCTTCCACGGTGATGCCCAAGCCGTGGGCCGCCGCGGTCAACGCTGCGGTGTCGGCGATGAGCCGGTCCCAGGACCAGCCCTGGGTGTGCATCATGACCGAGTTGTACCCGGCGCCGAGGGCCGCGGCGGCCTCGGTGAAGTTCTCCGCCTCGTTGAAGAGGATACCGGTGGGAACCGACGAACGCCGGGCCAGGGCGGCGCACGCGGCGCCGTACAACTCCACTCCCACGCTAGAGAGCCACTCGTGGTTGGCGGACAGACCACCGATGCCGATGATCACCGGGGACCGCTCGGCCTCGGCGGCCGCGATCGTCGCTTCGAGGCTGTAGATGTCCCAGGATTCGAAGTAGCCGACCGCATAGCGGCCCTTGGCCGCGTCGGCAAGAAGCTCAGGAAGACCCATGACTGCCATGCTGTTCGCCTCATCCTCACCGATGTGCACGTCCGCACATTCGTGCGCTTGACTCAGGTTGACCCGTGTGCTCGCTCACGTCAAGGGCCTGACGCACCCACTAGCAACCGTCGCCCTCTGCATCACGCCCGTTGCGGATAGTCATCACTCATCTACAAGGCTGCGCAGCACCCGTCGTTGGCGTGACTCCAGCAGGTTGAACGCGCGAGCAGAGTCCAGCGGGCGGTGGCTATCGTGGACAGAGCGCTGACCGGAAGCACCGTGGATCCCCACCACGTACCTCGGCGGCACGTCAGGAGGAACACATGCCCCAGCCGGTGAGTCCAGAGCGTCTTGCTCAAGCGGCGTTCTGGTACTACGTCCAAGATCTGGGGCAGGCCGAAGTCGCCCGACGTCTGAACACCAGCCGTTCCAACGTCTCGCGCTTGTTGCGCTCCGCACGGGAGAAGGGCATCATCCGCTTTGAGATCGTGCACCCGATCCAGCGCGACCTCCTGCTGGAAGAGCGCCTGCGGGCGCGGTTCGGCCAGGACGGTGTTGACGAGTTCATCGTGGCGGCAACGTCCGGCGAGTACTTCGACGCCCCGTCCCAGGAGACCGGCATGCTGGCCGTGGCCCGCTCGGCAGCCGACTGGCTGGGGAGTAAGCTGTTGGACGGACAGACCCTTGGACTCTTCTGGGGCAGCACCGTTCGCACAGTGGTCGACGTAGCCCGCTTCGAGCACCGCATCGACACCCATGTCGTGCAGCTGGGCGGGGAGTGGAGCGACGAACCGAACCGCTCGGGTCACAACCTGGTCCGCGACCTCGCCATGAAGCTGGGAGGCCGCTACACCTACTTCAACGCTCCCGCCTTCGCCGCCACCGCTGCCGACGCTGAGGCGCTCTTGAGCGAACCGCAGGTAGCTCGCTCGCTTGACGCGGCACGTTCGGCCGACGTCTGCCTGGTCGGAGTGGGCGCTTTTCCCGAGGGCACCACAGCCTTGTTCATCGAACGCGCTCACGCCACAACCGCGGAGATCGAAGAAGCTGAACGCGCCAACGTCGTGGGGCAGTTGGCGGGACGATTCTTCGATGCCGAAGGTCGTCAGGCTGACATTGGTCTGCACCGACGACTCATCTCCCTGGATCTGACCGAGGTGCGCGGGGTGACCACCGTCGCTGTCGCCGCCAGCGGGATTGGGAAGGCCAAGGCTGTGCGGAGCGCCATGCGAGGCAAGATGGTAGATGTTCTCATCTGCGACCAAGCTCTAGCGACGGCCCTGCTAGAAGTCGGTGACGGCGCACCCACCTGATCTGAGCGCGACCACACGGCCGAGCCTGAAGAACCGATCCGCCGGGCCGGCTGGTCCTCAGCGGCCTTTGGTAGGCAGGTGGCACGAGGCGCAAGGTCCCGGGAACGCCGAGCCGGGCAGGCCACGGACGGCATCAGCTTCCGGTGCCGTCCATGCCCTCCTGCCCTCATACTCACGGCGACGTGGCGGCGCCGAGACACCAACCGGATGGTCGAGGGTCAGGTGAACCGGGTCAACGGCAAGGACGTGGCCGTTCGTGTCCCCGCCGTCGCGTCCACGTCCCGACACGTCCTCCTGCCCTCACCAAGAGGTGGTCGAAGGTCGATGATGCGAACGTGCACCCTCGGACACGCAGTCCCGTCACGCACCGGACCCGATCCCATCACCCGCCGATCCGCGCCGCAGCCGCGCACATGCTCGCTGCGCGAGCGGAACCGACGTGGAAGGTCACACCTCCACCCTCGACCGGAGGGTGAAGAGCGTTCCCCTCGCCACCTCGCCCATCGGCTGAGGCTGGACGTGCCCCGCGGGCTGTGCGCATGACACTTGCGGTCCGCCTCTGGGCGGTTCATCGATCCTGACGACGTCGGCGCTGCTCACCGCGGCAGACAGGGAGTCCGCATGCCGGCGGCCTGGTTGGCTCAACGCCACGACCTCGCTTCCTCGGTATCCCCCGACGCGCCGGCGGCGCCGGTCGACGCGAAGGACGCGACCGACCCACCGGCGGCCGGTTTCCCCCATTACCGTTCCTTCTTGTTCAGGTGGAGTTCGCAGCGGTTCCCCGTTGGGTCTGGACAGGCCAGTAGTTGATGGACGCCTCAGCAGGCGTGCGGCACAGGACTGGCGGTGCCTCCCGGATGGCCCTGCCATCTACCGTCCTCACCACGACCGAGGAATGAGGAAGAACCGTGTCGACGCTCGGGGCCGCTTCCTGAACGGCATCGCTCGATACGGCGATGCTCTGACGGACCGATGTCGCTGCGTACGGACCTGGAACGCCTTCAAGATCGCAGCGTTCGACATCGGCTGCTCGCGGACAGTGGAGTGTTGCACCGCTGTACCTGCCACCCGTCGCGCCTGAGGACATGCGTCTCTGGTTGCACTGGAGCCCGTTACGGTCCGCGGCCCGCCAGTCGTAGCTGGTCCCGAGGTGCGCGGCGCGAGTTGCGTTGTGGCACGGGCTGGTTGAACCCGTGCCACAACCGCTCTACTGCGCGGTCAGCGTCCAGTCCTGGTAGCCGGCTCCGTTGTCCGACGGCTGCAGAGTCAACCCCGCTCCCGCCGCAGAACCCGTGAGGTACAGTCCCGGATTCTGCACGGACTGGAAGTAGACGAGCCCGTTCGACTTGGTCACCATTCGGAACGGCCCGGCTGCGGAGTCATCCACCCAGGAGCCGATCTGCTGTCCGCGAGTCGCGTTGCCCGTCCACACGGCAGCGGACCGTCCGCTGGCCTTGTTGAGCAGGGCCACGGAGCCGTCTCTCTTCGCCTGGACGTGCCAGAGGGCGGTAGCCGTGTTCTGCGCGCTCCCTGCGGCTTCGAGGCGCACGTCGGGGGTGTTGCCATTGCCGAGGTCGGCGTCGGTGGTGTTTCCGCCGGTACCGATCACCTGCCCGGTGGCCTTGTTGGTGATCCGGTAGTAAGTACCGGCCGAGTTGCCCAGGTCGGTTTCCCCGTAGGTGATTGCGCCTCCGGCGGTAGCGCTCCCCCACACCGCGTGCAGGATGACGACCCGTCCGGTCTTGCTGTCGTAGGTGAGGTTACGGCTGTACCCGGCCGGGAAGGTGGTGTGCATCTGCGTCCACGTGCCCGTGCTGCTGCCCGAGCCGTTGACCCAGATGTCACCACTGCTTCCCGCGTTGTAGGCGAGACGTCCATCACCCAGTCGGATGAGAACCGGGTTCCCGCCAGCGTTGAGGGAGCGGCTTCCCGCGCTGACCGGCAGCGCGCTGATGTTGCTGCCCCCGGCTCCACCGGTCGCCCAGAAGGACAGCGGGTCGTTGGCGACCTTGTAATGGACGCCGTCACCGCCGCCGAAGTACTCGTAGGTGAGCATCCACTTGCCGTCAGAAGTTTGCACGACGTTGGCCATGCCCGGCCGACCCCCGCCGATCTGGGTCTTGCCGCTCCCCATGTCGTCGGTGTTGCCCACGACGTCCGCGACAGCTGCGCTCCACGGGTTGGAGGTGCCGTCCCAGGTGCGGTGCGCCAGGATCTGGCCGTATGAATCCCGAGCCGTCCCGTTGGCAGTGTCGAGGGTGACAGCGCCGGTCGCGGTGTTGTAGCCAGTGTAGTCGTTCTCGTCAGAGTAGTAGGCGACCA
This Kineococcus aurantiacus DNA region includes the following protein-coding sequences:
- a CDS encoding alpha-ketoacid dehydrogenase subunit alpha/beta; amino-acid sequence: MTENSLDTMPEMTPEQQSAVEDHLQTLVVVGSEDHSATLTRVGKDAALAMLERMVVIRQFEQIAYLRFLQGEIPGTLHQSQGQEAVAVGVCTTLRDSDWITSTHRPHGHALAKGMEPSAAMAEVYGREPGCLGGRGGSMHLGDPAIGILPSIAIVGGGITIAPGLAMALQHRGGDDVVACFFGDGAVNEGAFHEGVNYAAAKNLPVVFVCENNMYGASTPFHETTRNVDIASRGAAYGIPSEQVDGMNVLAVLEASERAVARARAGEGPTLLEFLTYRYVGHSRGDSRGYRTKEEEKFWKDRDPIDQLKDSLVERGVATQEETAAAVAAGKETIKAALKFAQEAPKAAAQSALDPFAIFAAPGQSHGIAPVLADGPEERKLSIADALKEGISEEMRADASVVLLGEDVGVPGGFGGAFGIYLGLAEEFGRDRVVDTPISEKAIMGVSIGAAIGGMRTLPDLQYADFVFEGMDELVNEAAKLRYMSGARLNIPTVLRCPVGATQRGAQHAQSPESFFMHVPGLKVLCISDPYTAKGGIKAALRDPDPVLVFEHKLLYGSKKRQEAGSIDTRAFVPEGDYAVEVGQARLRRPGSDVTVLATFTQLYAALSLAEELAEEGISVEVIDPVWLSPFDWDSLLESVTRTRRLVIAHEAHRTGGWGAEVAARVSEELHGHLAAPVRRVASKDVPMPFAPWLESAVLPSRDDLAQAVRSVLADR
- a CDS encoding class II fructose-bisphosphate aldolase, whose protein sequence is MHIGEDEANSMAVMGLPELLADAAKGRYAVGYFESWDIYSLEATIAAAEAERSPVIIGIGGLSANHEWLSSVGVELYGAACAALARRSSVPTGILFNEAENFTEAAAALGAGYNSVMMHTQGWSWDRLIADTAALTAAAHGLGITVEGEVGALAEMSIDGQIDTSIGAMTEVSQAVDFVKETGVDYLAVAVGNVHFVTSDYVPTIRVDRIHEIGESVDVPLVLHGGSGTPADQMQAAIAAGITKINVGTRLKHVFGNALREAVGPDSGNDPNLLFGSRLPEDVNTRAGQALTTEIRRLMQVFGSSGKATR
- a CDS encoding sugar-binding transcriptional regulator; this encodes MPQPVSPERLAQAAFWYYVQDLGQAEVARRLNTSRSNVSRLLRSAREKGIIRFEIVHPIQRDLLLEERLRARFGQDGVDEFIVAATSGEYFDAPSQETGMLAVARSAADWLGSKLLDGQTLGLFWGSTVRTVVDVARFEHRIDTHVVQLGGEWSDEPNRSGHNLVRDLAMKLGGRYTYFNAPAFAATAADAEALLSEPQVARSLDAARSADVCLVGVGAFPEGTTALFIERAHATTAEIEEAERANVVGQLAGRFFDAEGRQADIGLHRRLISLDLTEVRGVTTVAVAASGIGKAKAVRSAMRGKMVDVLICDQALATALLEVGDGAPT
- a CDS encoding RICIN domain-containing protein gives rise to the protein MRARNTARVVGTVAAAAALMAGTSLSAQAYAPTPQTMYQLPQGASCLKGTGNCLVYPKAAQLPSGRLVASFENSQVPSSGTAVGQTLPVYKSDDDGTSWQSLGSIQAPAYMSSDPSVAKYTSNWTNPYLYVLPQDVGRLTKGTLLLASVVSGEDKYYTDQKAGNPSWVPNNDGDRQDVAIALYSSTDGGATWSFQNIVTTGGWQGGSAGAIGQNIAKANTSAQVDPVWEPYLLVYNNQLVAYYSDENDYTGYNTATGAVTLDTANGTARDSYGQILAHRTWDGTSNPWSAAVADVVGNTDDMGSGKTQIGGGRPGMANVVQTSDGKWMLTYEYFGGGDGVHYKVANDPLSFWATGGAGGSNISALPVSAGSRSLNAGGNPVLIRLGDGRLAYNAGSSGDIWVNGSGSSTGTWTQMHTTFPAGYSRNLTYDSKTGRVVILHAVWGSATAGGAITYGETDLGNSAGTYYRITNKATGQVIGTGGNTTDADLGNGNTPDVRLEAAGSAQNTATALWHVQAKRDGSVALLNKASGRSAAVWTGNATRGQQIGSWVDDSAAGPFRMVTKSNGLVYFQSVQNPGLYLTGSAAGAGLTLQPSDNGAGYQDWTLTAQ